The Plasmodium brasilianum strain Bolivian I chromosome 14, whole genome shotgun sequence genome contains a region encoding:
- a CDS encoding ataxin-3: MSKKYVYWEKQGNDRMCGLHCLNSILQGPHYSEDILANIGKELDEKEKEFLKYSSNDLVRKNSLNVLDDGFINISVLIECLKRKNILLKNAFEEDLIKIISSGHQDIGYICNLEQHWFSIRKIHNTWYVLDSLKSAPLYIKDMNLKFYFNDVIKKYHIFSVQNENPYISLPKPDINFVAKNPNQFYIPTNEISEISCMSDGFILEDKFNMNKSEKNLIFSNSNKTQKFKWPEYGGRKLNDDMSTVNSNYMDDDDDLKIALKLSMEEYVKNLPPPSEDPPDENCINVMVKLPNKKIQKKFIATKTLADIFYWIEYESTNGQNVSSSLLFRKSYYLYQTYPRRKFCKYQNGSIELQTGDKTELVHDKLLKDMKFEKEETFMIS; this comes from the exons atgagTAAGAAGTATGTTTACTGGGAAAAGCAGGGAAACGATCGTATGTGTGGTCTCCATTGCTTAAATAGCATTCTTCAG GGTCCTCATTACAGTGAAGACATCCTGGCTAATATTGGAAAAGAGTTGgacgaaaaagaaaaagaatttttaaaatattcttctAACGACTTAGtaagaaaaaattcattaaatgTATTGGATGATGGTTTTATTAACATATCAGTATTAATTGAGTgtttaaagagaaaaaatatattattaaaaaatgcatttgaagaagatttaattaaaataatttcaagTGGTCACCAAGATATTggttatatatgtaatttggAACAGCACTGGTTTAGCATACGTAAAATTCATAATACATGGTATGTGCTTGACAGTTTAAAGAGTGCtccattatatattaaagatatgaacttaaaattttattttaatgatgttattaagaaatatcatatattttctgtTCAGAATGAAAATCCGTATATATCATTACCTAAACCagatataaattttgttGCAAAAAATCCAAATCAATTTTATATACCAACAAATGAAATATCCGAAATTTCTTGCATGTCAGACGGTTTTATATTAGAGGACAAATTTAACATGAACAAGtcagaaaaaaatttgatcTTTTCAAATTCTAATAAAActcaaaaatttaaatggcCAGAATATGGAGGCAGGAAGTTGAACGATGATATGAGTACCGTTAACTCCAATTATATGGATGACGATGACGATTTGAAAATTGCTTTGAAATTGTCAATGGAGGAATATGTTAAG aATTTGCCTCCACCATCTGAAGACCCACCCGATGAAAACTGTATAAATGTTATGGTCAAATtaccaaataaaaaaattcaaaaaaagttCATTGCCACAAAAACGTTAGCa GACATTTTTTACTGGATAGAATATGAGTCTACGAACGGTCAAAATGTCAGCTCTTCGTTGCTCTTCAGAAAGAGCTACTACCTTTACCAAACATACCCAag GAGAAAATTCTGCAAGTACCAAAATGGGTCTATAGAGTTACAAACAGGTGACAAG ACTGAGCTGGTACATGACAAGCTTTTGAAGGATATGAAGTTTGAAAAGGAAGAGACCTTCATGATATCTTAG
- a CDS encoding DNA helicase 60 has protein sequence MRSLLKLKHISCKSGERFQCSKNLLFIKKDGPKYICTKSRVENEVGNEIGYKTINKSGGYVGYRVISNDEYCLTRHRRHINTTQKKSIFTDSRIKASTNEDNEGNANLNNSSNEHINNGVPFDNSNWNNGSSIQNNDDSANLINDGGENYFMNDNSVNKINDDNRKDTTIYQKDMHNNNDINSNHDESFLFDRDVRRKDDMGGENGFINYKSKRYNNSERSKHRLNSSIQQCDDDTNEDQYNSDQYSNDQYSNDQYSNDQYSNDRYSNDRYSNDRYSNDRYSNDRYSNDRYSNDRYFNKDEQVPKYSRSLRTSDRYSNLGDNLKEIEWSKVKVKIERQNLFMNNENNKQKNLTTEEYQNELRKYNIYVSKDFKLNNFITTFSDLNFHPSILNHLNSKYKEPTAIQKITWPIALSGKDLIGVAETGSGKTLAFVLPCLMHILKQKHKQKEKQIEVNEKGAEIEGQENGQVAQLNMNNSTEEDYQNDSNEEQYEQRNIYGLILLPTRELCMQVLEEIKVFEKSLNIKSTAVYGGVPKYFQINNIKKGVDIMVATPGRLLDYLENGIVNLLSCIYVVIDEADRLLDMGFEKQLRKIMTQINKNKQLLFLTATWPEQVRKLAYDFCSSDPVKIQIGKSELTANKNIEQNVIISSSIDLKKKLLDWLKENYENHKILIFCDTKRNCDNLCKELRYHQYNALAIHGDKQQRERDRILNNYKSDRCNILVATDVASRGLDIKNISVVINYDIPNTIEDYIHRIGRTGRAGNKGKSILFFPHDYYIPQKQRFAKELIKLFNKTNQMVPTELREIAGY, from the coding sequence atgagaAGCTTGCTGAAATTAAAACACATCAGTTGTAAATCGGGTGAACGTTTTCAATgttcaaaaaatttgttatttataaagaaGGACGGTccgaaatatatatgtacaaagaGCAGAGTAGAGAACGAAGTGGGAAACGAAATAGGATACAAAACAATCAATAAATCAGGCGGTTACGTAGGATATAGAGTAATTAGCAATGATGAATACTGTTTAACAAGACATAGAAGACATATAAATACTACGcaaaaaaaatcaatattTACAGATAGTAGAATTAAGGCAAGTACGAATGAAGACAACGAGGGTAATGCCAATTTAAATAACAGCTCTAatgaacatataaacaaTGGTGTACCTTTTGACAATAGTAATTGGAATAATGGATCTTcaatacaaaataatgatgatagtgctaatttaataaatgatgGAGGtgagaattattttatgaatgaTAACagtgttaataaaattaatgatgACAACAGAAAGGATACCACCATTTACCAAAAAGATATGCACAATAATAACGACATTAATAGCAATCATGACGAatcctttttatttgataGGGATGTAAGAAGAAAGGACGATATGGGGGGTGAGAACGGATTTATTAATTACAAAAGTAAGAGATACAACAATTCTGAACGGAGCAAGCACAGACTCAACAGTTCCATCCAACAATGTGATGATGACACTAACGAGGATCAATACAATAGCGACCAATACAGTAACGACCAATACAGTAACGACCAATACAGTAACGACCAATACAGTAACGACCGATACAGTAACGACCGATACAGTAACGACCGATACAGTAACGACCGATACAGTAACGACCGATACAGTAACGACCGATACAGTAACGATCGCTATTTTAATAAGGATGAGCAAGTGCCAAAATACTCGAGATCTTTACGCACCTCCGATAGGTATTCGAACCTGGgggataatttaaaagaaatagaatGGAGCAAGGTAAAGGTAAAAATCGAAAGACagaatttatttatgaataatgagaataataaacaaaagaaTTTAACCACAGAAGAATATCAAAATGagttaagaaaatataacatatacgTTAGTAAAGATTTCAaactaaataattttataaccACCTTTTCcgatttaaattttcatccatctattttaaatcatttgaatagtaaatataaagaacCAACAgctattcaaaaaataacatGGCCAATCGCCTTGTCAGGTAAAGATTTAATAGGAGTAGCCGAAACAGGAAGTGGAAAAACATTAGCATTTGTTTTACCTTGTCTTATGCATATACTCAAACAGAAACACAAACAAAAAGAGAAACAAATAGaagtaaatgaaaaaggggCAGAAATAGAAGGGCAAGAAAATGGACAAGTGGCACaattaaatatgaacaacAGTACAGAAGAAGACTATCAAAACGATAGTAATGAAGAACAGTATGAACAGCGAAATATATATggtcttattttattaccaACAAGAGAGCTATGCATGCAAGTattagaagaaataaaagttttCGAGAAatctttaaatataaaaagtactGCAGTATATGGTGGTGTACcgaaatattttcaaataaataatataaaaaaaggagtaGACATTATGGTTGCTACTCCAGGTAGACTTCTAGATTACTTAGAAAATGGAATAGTAAATCTGCTTAGTTGTATCTATGTAGTTATTGATGAAGCAGATAGACTATTAGATATGGGCTTTGAAAAgcaattaagaaaaataatgacacaaattaataaaaataaacagttattatttttaacagcTACTTGGCCTGAACAAGTCAGAAAATTAGCATATGATTTTTGTTCATCTGATCCAGTAAAAATCCAAATTGGTAAAAGTGAATTAAcagcaaataaaaatattgagcAGAATGTTATAATTAGTTCATCtattgatttaaaaaaaaaattattagactggttaaaagaaaattatgaaaatcaCAAAATTTTAATCTTTTGTGATACTAAAAGAAATTGTgataatttatgtaaagaATTACGTTATCATCAATATAATGCATTAGCAATACATGGTGATAAACAACAAAGAGAAAGAGACAGAATTCTGAACAATTACAAAAGTGATAGATGTAATATACTAGTTGCAACCGATGTAGCATCCAGAGGATtggatataaaaaacatatctGTTGTTATTAATTATGATATACCAAATACTATTGAAGATTACATTCATAGAATTGGTAGAACAGGAAGAGCAggaaataaaggaaaatccattttatttttccctcACGATTATTACATACCACAAAAACAGAGATTTGCAAAGGAGTTGATTAAACTATTTAATAAGACTAACCAGATGGTCCCTACTGAGCTTAGGGAAATTGCTGGATATTAG
- a CDS encoding hypothetical protein (conserved Plasmodium protein), translated as MEIDVQYLIRALKYFTKNDDAELYEKDVKIIFNKILSQDMSHEGVKELIKNIKADIQWHKPNYVENFILTSSILHILINKQLRKHDLGTIFKDLFSILQTNGEIDKNNLKRFLSLCDNRILEDSSMSLSKFNFDIANLNKPVDYTAFLNLMEKYLKIQ; from the coding sequence atggaaattgATGTGCAATATCTAATTCGTGCTCTAAAATATTTCACAAAAAATGATGATGCAGAGCTGTACGAAAAAGAcgttaaaataatttttaataaaattctcTCACAAGATATGAGTCATGAAGGTGTAAAAGagttgataaaaaatataaaagcagATATACAATGGCATAAGCCTAATTAtgttgaaaattttattttaacatccTCCATTTTACATATACTCATAAATAAGCAATTAAGAAAGCATGATTTGGGTACAATTTTTAAGGATTTATTTAGTATACTTCAGACGAATGGagaaatagataaaaataatttaaaaaggtTTTTAAGTTTATGTGACAACAGAATTTTGGAGGATTCGTCTATGAGCCTAAGTAAATTTAATTTCGACATAGCCAACTTAAACAAACCAGTTGATTACACCGCGTTCCTAAACTTGATggagaaatatttaaaaatacagtAA
- a CDS encoding parasitophorous vacuolar protein 2, with protein sequence MTFKKSSIIFLIFSYSVFRTLGKDNVIIRWNRESFLQNLKSKFINFIANKKGFDRNGWINMSSSKEKYSYIDLKVEKDTIICNEDNKVVEVQLVNQKVIKHTGEATYLELYLRAKNVQSNSEFNSKVKALTQSTSKSRYMPVTRIPLKKFAKTFDNRLFDAYEDNSTISGSTIGSGSGGKDGGSLATNFEGYLVCTKKDTNALLVPKKIDTVEFISPPWKVKVSVDFYKCPLSNFGRVFLITIIDQVNILMNNKRYFIWPIPLSSFSEVYDFHMAVHDSKKGKFCELERLIKDKSLQLNCPSWNGSYNHGITNALLLSAYMGMASIQGISYILTKNITHHDIRNCFIRNKNSSSDCGKTGAITLQDYNKFSSEDENKQQLNETHEDSNNMQNQKLKRANILSNVVFVCLSGLSNVLYGIKLIIQIIKNLENINKDFDKALLFYPWVLKYPKTYFHSSATKFEENNIYNIMTGQSETEEKIQDHNSSNDEKESINGVNEKESINGVNEKESINGVNEKESINGVNDKGSINGVNERENIDKVNGKKELSEKNKDTKVIKQVEHHIFSN encoded by the coding sequence ATGACCTTTAAAAAGAGCTCgataatttttctaatattttcttaCAGCGTATTTCGTACTTTGGGAAAAGACAATGTGATAATTCGATGGAATAGAGAAagttttttacaaaatttgaaaagtaaatttataaatttcattgcaaataaaaaaggatttGATAGAAATGGATGGATTAATATGTCTTCATCAAAAGAGAAGTATAGCTACATAGATTTAAAAGTAGAGAAGGATACtattatatgtaatgaaGACAATAAGGTAGTTGAGGTGCAATTAGTGAACCAGAAAGTAATAAAACATACAGGTGAGGCAACGTATCTCGAATTATATCTACGAGCGAAAAATGTTCAATCCAACTCGGAGTTCAACTCAAAAGTGAAGGCATTGACTCAGTCAACGTCGAAGTCTAGGTATATGCCTGTCACTAGAATACCTTTGAAGAAATTTGCAAAAACTTTTGATAATAGGTTGTTTGACGCCTACGAGGATAACAGCACTATCAGCGGTAGTACTATAGGTAGCGGCAGTGGTGGCAAAGATGGCGGTAGTCTAGCCACAAATTTCGAGGGATACTTGGTCTGCACGAAGAAAGATACGAACGCACTACTAGTGCCTAAGAAGATTGATACAGTTGAATTTATATCCCCCCCGTGGAAAGTAAAAGTAAGCGTTGATTTCTATAAATGTCCACTCTCCAATTTTGGAAGAGTTTTCcttataacaataatagacCAAGTGAACATTCTAATGAATAATAAGAGATATTTTATATGGCCTATACCATTAAGCTCTTTTTCCGAAGTGTATGATTTCCATATGGCTGTACATGAtagtaaaaaaggaaaattttgtGAATTAGAAAGACTTATTAAAGATAAATCTCTACAATTGAATTGTCCTAGTTGGAATGGATCATACAACCATGGTATTACAAATGCTCTTCTCTTATCAGCATATATGGGAATGGCTTCTATACAAGgcatatcatatatattaacgaaaaatataactCATCATGATATTAGAAATTGTTTTATTAGGAATAAAAACAGCTCATCAGATTGTGGGAAAACAGGTGCAATTACACTCCAAGATTATAACAAATTTTCAAGTGAGGATGAAAACAAACAACAACTTAATGAAACACATGAggatagtaataatatgcaaaatcaaaaattaaaaagagcAAATATACTTAGCAACGTAGTATTTGTATGTCTATCGGGTTTATCAAATGTTCTATATggtattaaattaattatacaaataataaaaaatttagaaaatattaataaggaTTTTGATAAGGCACTCTTATTTTATCCATGGGTACTAAAATATCCAAAAACATATTTCCATTCAAGTGCTACAAAATTTGAggaaaataacatatataatatcatgACAGGACAAAGTGAAACAGAGGAAAAAATACAAGACCATAATTCTTCtaatgatgaaaaagaaaGCATAAATGGtgttaatgaaaaagaaagcaTAAATGGtgttaatgaaaaagaaagcaTAAATGGtgttaatgaaaaagaaagcaTAAATGGTGTTAATGACAAAGGAAGCATAAATGGTGTTAATGAAAGGGAAAACATAGATAAAgtgaatggaaaaaaagaattaagtgaaaaaaataaagatacaaaagtaataaaacaaGTGGAACACCATATTTTTAGcaattaa